The proteins below are encoded in one region of Ursus arctos isolate Adak ecotype North America unplaced genomic scaffold, UrsArc2.0 scaffold_24, whole genome shotgun sequence:
- the DDX42 gene encoding ATP-dependent RNA helicase DDX42, giving the protein MNWNKGGPGTKRGFGFGGFAISAGKKEEPKLPQQSHSAFGATSSSSGFGKSAPPQLPSFYKIGSKRANFDEENAYFEDEEEDSSNVDLPYIPAENSPTRQQFHSKLADSDSDDDPLEAFMAEVEDQAARDMKRLEEKDKERKNVKGIRDDIEEEDDQEAYFRYMAENPTAGVVQEEEEDNLEYDSDGNPIAPSKKIIDPLPPIDHSEIDYPPFEKNFYNEHEEITNLTPQQLIDLRHKLNLRVSGAAPPRPGSSFAHFGFDEQLMHQIRKSEYTQPTPIQCQGVPVALSGRDMIGIAKTGSGKTAAFIWPMLIHIMDQKELEPGDGPIAVIVCPTRELCQQIHAECKRFGKAYNLRSVAVYGGGSMWEQAKALQEGAEIVVCTPGRLIDHVKKKATNLQRVSYLVFDEADRMFDMGFEYQVRSIASHVRPDRQTLLFSATFRKKIEKLARDILIDPIRVVQGDIGEANEDVTQIVEILHSGPSKWNWLTRRLVEFTSSGSVLLFVTKKANAEELANNLKQEGHNLGLLHGDMDQSERNKVISDFKKKDIPVLVATDVAARGLDIPSIKTVINYDVARDIDTHTHRIGRTGRAGEKGVAYTLLTPKDSNFAGDLVRNLEGANQHVSKELLDLAMQNAWFRKSRFKGGKGKKLNIGGGGLGYRERPGLGSENTDRGNNNNVMSNYEAYKPSTGAMGDRLTAMKAAFQSQYKSHFVAASLSNQKAGSSAAGASGWTSAGSLNSVPTSSAQQGHSSPDSPIASATKGIPSFGNTGNLSSAPVTYPSAGAQGVNNTASGSNSREGPGGGNGKRERYTENRGGSRHGHGESSSRHGDSPRHGDGGRHGDGYRYPESSGSRHADSHRHGENRHGGSGSRHGESRGANDGRNGESRKEGCNRESKVDPKVDSKMDKVDSKTDKTADGFAVPEPPKRKKSRWDS; this is encoded by the exons ATGAACTGGAATAAAGGTGGCCCTGGCACCAAGAGGGGATTTGGCTTTGGAGGTTTTGCTATTAGTGCTGGAAAGAAGGAGGAACCCAAACTCCCACAACAGTCCCACAGTGCCTTTGGGGCAACCAGCTCTTCTTCCGGATTTGGAAAATCCGCTCCACCACAGCTCCCTTCTTTCTACAAAATTGGATCCAAACGGGCCAACTTTGATGAAGAAAATGC gtattttgaagatgaagaagaagactCAAGCAATGTTGATTTACCTTACATTCCTGCTGAAAATTCACCTACCCGCCAGCAGTTCCATTCCAAGCTGGCAGATTCTGACAGCGATGATGATCCCTTGGAGGCATTCATGGCCGAAGTGGAG GATCAGGCGGCTAGAGACATGAAGAGGCTTGAAGAAaaggacaaggaaagaaaaaacgtAAA GGGTATTCGAGATGACATTGAAGAGGAAGATGACCAA GAAGCTTATTTTCGGTACATGGCAGAGAACCCAACTGCTGGTGTGGttcaagaggaagaagaagataaTTTGGAATATGATAGTGATGGAAATCCAATTGCAccttccaaaaaaatcattgatcCTCTTCCTCCCATTGATCATTCAGAG ATTGACTATCcaccatttgaaaaaaatttttacaacGAACATGAAGAGATAACCAACCTCACCCCTCAGCAGCTAATAGATCTCCGTCATAAGCTCAATCTTCGG GTCTCTGGTGCTGCACCTCCTAGACCGGGAAGTAGTTTTGCTCATTTTGGGTTTGATGAACAACTTATGCACCAGATTCGGAAGTCTGAGTACACACAGCCCACTCCAATACAGTGCCAG gGTGTGCCTGTGGCATTAAGTGGTAGAGACATGATTGGTATTGCCAAAACAGGCAGTGGAAAAACTGCAGCCTTTATCTGGCCCATGTTGATTCATATAATGGACCAGAAGGAATTGGAACCAGGTGATGGACCAATTGCAGTGATCGTGTGTCCTACCAGGGAGCTTTGCCAGCAG ATCCATGCAGAATGTAAGCGGTTTGGGAAAGCATATAATCTTCGATCAGTCGCCGTGTATGGAGGAGGAAGCATGTGGGAGCAGGCCAAGGCCCTTCAGGAGGGGGCAGAGATTGTTGTGTGTACCCCA GGTCGACTAATTGATCATGTGAAGAAGAAAGCTACCAATCTTCAAAGAGTCTCTTACCTCGTGTTTGATGAAGCAGATCGCATGTTTGACATGGGATTTG AGTACCAGGTGCGATCCATAGCAAGTCATGTCCGTCCTGACAGACAGA CTCTTTTATTCAGTGCAACTTTTCGGAAAAAGATTGAAAAACTGGCCAGAGACATCCTGATCGACCCGATCCGTGTGGTGCAGGGAGACATTGGAGAG gcAAATGAGGATGTGACACAGATTGTGGAAATTCTCCATTCTGGGCCTAGTAAATGGAACTGGCTTACCCGGCGTCTGGTGGAATTTACCTCTTCAGGAAGTGTCCTCCTGTTCGTTACTAAAAAAGCCAATGCTGAAGAGCTAGCCAATAACCTTAAGCAGGAGGGTCATAATCTTGGGCTGCTTCATGGGGATATGGATCAGAGTGAAAGAAACAAGGTCATTTCAGACTTTAAGAAAAAGGACATCCCAGTCCTGGTGGCCACAGATGTTGCAG cTCGTGGTCTGGACATTCCTTCAATTAAGACCGTCATTAACTATGATGTGGCACGAGACATTGATACTCATACTCACAGGATTGGCCGCACAGGACGAGCGGGTGAGAAAGGCGTGGCCTATACCTTACTGACCCCCAAGGACAGCAATTTTGCTGGTGACCTTGTCCGGAACTTGGAAGGAGCCAATCAGCATGTTTCCAAGGAACTCCTAGATCTGGCGATGCAG AATGCCTGGTTTCGGAAATCCCGCTTTAAAGGAGGAAAAGGCAAAAAGCTGAACATTGGCGGAGGCGGCCTAGGCTACAGGGAGCGGCCCGGCCTCGGCTCGGAGAACACG gaccGAGGAAACAACAACAACGTGATGAGCAATTATGAGGCCTACAAGCCCTCCACGGGAGCCATGGGAGATCGGCTGACGGCAATGAAAGCAGCTTTCCAG tcACAGTACAAGAGTCACTTTGTTGCTGCCAGCCTAAGCAACCAGAAGGCGGGAAGCTCTGCTGCTGGGGCAAGTGGATGGACTAGTGCAGGGAGCTTGAATTCCGTTCCAACCAGTTCAGCCCAACAGGGCCACAGCAGTCCAGACAGCCCCATTGCCAGTGCCACCAAGGGCATCCCAAGCTTTGGCAATACTGGGAACCTCAGCAGTGCTCCAGTGACCTACCCTTCTGCTGGAGCGCAGGGAGTCAACAATACAGCTTCAGGGAGTAACAGCCGAGAAGGGCCTGGGGGAGgcaatgggaagagagagagatacacagaGAACCGGGGCGGCAGCCGTCATGGTCACGGAGAGAGTAGCAGTCGGCATGGTGACAGTCCACGTCATGGAGATGGTGGTCGCCATGGAGATGGATACCGCTACCCAGAAAGCAGCGGCAGCCGTCATGCTGATAGTCACCGTCATGGGGAGAATAGGCACGGAGGAAGTGGCAGCCGACATGGAGAGAGCCGAGGTGCAAATGATGGTCGGAATGgtgaaagcaggaaagaaggtTGTAATCGTGAGAGCAAAGTGGACCCCAAAGTGGACAGCAAGATGGACAAGGTGGACAGCAAGACAGATAAGACAGCTGATGGTTTCGCTGTCCCCGAGCCACCCAAGCGCAAGAAGAGTCGATGGGACAGTTAA